DNA from Candidatus Nanopelagicales bacterium:
CGAGCCAGGCCGCGACGACGATCACCGCGGTCAGCATCGTGGCTGTGCGCGCCAGCAGCAAGGCGTTGACGCTACGGACGCGGTCGCGCACGAGATGGTCGACCCGGATAGCCGCCCGCTCGTGTGTCTTGCGCAACTCATCAACGCTGGCCTTGGACAGTCGCGAGATGGCGGTCTCGGCAGCGACTAGCAGCCATGACGCCACGACTAGGGCAACAGCCACGACAACGAGTACAAGTGGCTCGGGCATCACGACGTTCCCGCCGGGTCGCGCGCAGGATCGGTCACCGAGCGCTCGTAGGCGGCAACCAGCTCCGCCTGCCGTCCGAACATGGCTCGCCCCGCGGCTTGATCCGAATGGTCATGCCCCAGCAGGTGCAGCACGCCGTGAGTCAGAAGCACACGCATCTCCGCCTGGCAGTCTCCCGAGCGGGCCTGACGAGCGGCCACCGAAGGACACAGCACTACGTCTCCCAGCACTCCGGTCACTGCCGACTCGCCGACCGTTGGCTCGACGAGCTCATCCATCGGGAAGCTGAGAACATCCGTCGGACCGGGCTCGCCGAGCCACTCGCGATGCAACCGCTCCATCTCATCCTCGTCGACCAGCGCGATCGACAGCTCCGCGTCGGCGGACATGCCCAGCGCTGACATCAGGAACGTCGCGAGGCCGAGCAGATCCGCCTCGTCCACGGCGCCGGCGGCGTTGTTGCTCAGGTCGATCACCGGCGGGACCGATCCGTGCGGGCGGCAGGCTCGCGTCTGGCATCCCAGCGGCCGTAGGCGTCAACGATGCGCCCGACGAGCTCATGCCGGACAACGTCCCCGGAGTCCAGCCGGATGAAAGCCACTTCGCCCAGGCCCTTCAGAATCTCCTCGACAACGATCAGTCCTGACGGCATCCCGGTGGGCAGGTCGACCTGTGTCACGTCACCTGTGACGACCATCGTCGAGTTGAAGCCGAGCCGTGTCAGGAACATCTTCATCTGCTCCGCGGACGTATTTTGAGCCTCGTCGAGGATGATGAAAGCGTCGTTCAGCGACCTGCCACGCATGTAGGCCAGCGGGGCGACCTCGATGGTTCCGCTCGTGATGAGTCGCGGGATCGAGTCCGGGTCGATCATGTCGTGCAGGGCATCGTAGAGCGGCCGCAGGTAGGGATCGATCTTCTCGCTGAGGGTCCCAGGTAGGAATCCGAGGCGCTCCCCCGCTTCGACGGCCGGACGGGTCAAGATGATTCGGTTGACTTCCTTGCCTTGCAGAGCCTGAACGGCCTTGGCCACCGCCAGGTACGTCTTGCCGGTACCGGCCGGGCCAACAGCGAACGTGACAGTGTTCCGGTCTATCGCGTCGACGTAGTGTTTCTGGTTCTGCGTCTTCGGGCGAATCGTCTTGCCACGGTTGGACAATATGTTGGCCGTCAACACGGTGGATGGCAGCGCCCCGCCTCCCCGCAGCATCTCCAGGGAGCGCTCAACGGCCTCCGGAGTCAAGCCCTGACCTGTGCGCAGGACAGCGATCATCTCAGCGAACAGCAGCTC
Protein-coding regions in this window:
- the ybeY gene encoding rRNA maturation RNase YbeY, whose product is MIDLSNNAAGAVDEADLLGLATFLMSALGMSADAELSIALVDEDEMERLHREWLGEPGPTDVLSFPMDELVEPTVGESAVTGVLGDVVLCPSVAARQARSGDCQAEMRVLLTHGVLHLLGHDHSDQAAGRAMFGRQAELVAAYERSVTDPARDPAGTS
- a CDS encoding PhoH family protein is translated as MSQTSTESTVVVPSSLPMVNVLGVRDSLLRVVEQAFPGVDFVARGNEIRLAGDAEDVHLVELLFAEMIAVLRTGQGLTPEAVERSLEMLRGGGALPSTVLTANILSNRGKTIRPKTQNQKHYVDAIDRNTVTFAVGPAGTGKTYLAVAKAVQALQGKEVNRIILTRPAVEAGERLGFLPGTLSEKIDPYLRPLYDALHDMIDPDSIPRLITSGTIEVAPLAYMRGRSLNDAFIILDEAQNTSAEQMKMFLTRLGFNSTMVVTGDVTQVDLPTGMPSGLIVVEEILKGLGEVAFIRLDSGDVVRHELVGRIVDAYGRWDARREPAARTDRSRR